In Aegilops tauschii subsp. strangulata cultivar AL8/78 chromosome 3, Aet v6.0, whole genome shotgun sequence, one genomic interval encodes:
- the LOC109746270 gene encoding uncharacterized protein has protein sequence MATEPVEFQVVVLRVSIHCEGCKKKVKKVLLHIDGVYRCDIDARRNRVAVTVSPKIDAGILVARLRKSGKLAEPWPEEPKQQQEPPPPAESQSQEAKNQADDASKPNEAAEKPAAEPSTAQPPAPEPEKTAEETPPPAEESKGPDEAKAETGPQQQPSEANGKAKQQQQHQEQHDHHDKPMNARVTMEFDDARSRGVYGYGGPHQYMPATRQPPVHVMSYNVARPMASSSYYAAAPTPAAMPTPMARPGPSHGGYIDEYAPPNYYSRPAPSAYEPYYYPDPQPSPYQHQRSAAEDYYYGAPPPPPQRSAFSPPREAYGDMFNDENANSCSVM, from the exons ATGGCGACGGAACCTGTAGAGTTTCAG GTTGTGGTGCTCAGGGTGTCCATCCATTGTGAAGGGTGCAAAAAGAAGGTGAAGAAGGTGCTCCTACATATTGATG GCGTATACAGATGTGACATCGACGCCCGGAGAAACAGGGTGGCGGTCACAGTCTCTCCAAAGATCGACGCCGGGATCCTCGTCGCGAGGCTGCGCAAGTCCGGCAAACTGGCGGAGCCTTGGCCGGAGGAGCCCAAACAGCAGCAGGAGCCGCCGCCTCCTGCAGAGAGCCAAAGCCAAGAAGCCAAGAACCAAGCAGATGATGCCAGCAAGCCTAACGAGGCCGCCGAGAAGCCCGCCGCCGAGCCAAGCACCGCCCAGCCTCCGGCGCCGGAacccgagaagaccgccgaagaGACCCCACCGCCGGCCGAAGAAAGCAAAGGGCCCGACGAGGCCAAGGCGGAGACAGGGCCGCAACAACAACCCAGCGAGGCGAACGGGAAAgccaagcagcagcagcagcaccaggAGCAGCATGATCATCATGATAAGCCGATGAACGCCAGGGTGACGATGGAGTTCGACGACGCCCGCAGCAGAGGCGTCTACGGCTACGGGGGCCCCCACCAGTACATGCCAGCCACACGGCAGCCGCCGGTGCACGTCATGAGCTACAACGTGGCACGGCCGATGGCGAGCTCGTCATACTACGCCGCCGCGCCGACGCCGGCGGCGATGCCCACGCCCATGGCGAGGCCAGGGCCGTCGCACGGCGGCTACATAGACGAGTACGCGCCTCCGAACTACTACAGCCGGCCAGCGCCATCGGCGTACGAGCCCTACTACTACCCCGATCCCCAGCCGTCGCCGTACCAGCATCAGCGTTCTGCGGCCGAGGACTACTACTacggagcgccgccgccgcctccgcagAGGAGCGCCTTCTCGCCGCCGCGGGAGGCCTACGGCGACATGTTCAACGACGAGAATGCCAATTCTTGCAGCGTGATGTGA